Proteins co-encoded in one Erinaceus europaeus chromosome 2, mEriEur2.1, whole genome shotgun sequence genomic window:
- the LOC103117505 gene encoding LOW QUALITY PROTEIN: tetratricopeptide repeat protein 32 (The sequence of the model RefSeq protein was modified relative to this genomic sequence to represent the inferred CDS: deleted 1 base in 1 codon; substituted 2 bases at 2 genomic stop codons), translating to MDCQQGQDSHATLGLAQAHFLKGXYVEAEMLYSTYICQCSCAASGGTTLSKCSPEDVATAYNNRGQVKHFRVNFYKAMDDYTSATDIQPTFEVPYYNXWLILYSLGCFDDALEDFKKVLDLSPELQDATLSLRQTILDKEEKQRRHY from the exons ATGGACTGTCAGCAGGGGCAGGATAGTCATGCCACCCTTGGCCTTGCCCAGGCCCATTTCCTGAAGGGCTAGTACGTTGAGGCTGAGATGCTGTACTCCACTTACATTTGCCAGTGCTCCTGTGCAGCCTCAGGAGGCACGACGCTGAGCAAATGCAGCCCCGAGGATGTGGCTACTGCATATAACAATAGG GGGCAAGTCAAGCACTTCAGGGTTAATTTTTATAAAGCCATGGATGACTACACATCTGCCACAGACATCCAACCCACTTTTGAAGTCCCCTATTACAACTGATGGCTGATACTATACAGTCTGGGATGTTTTGATGATGCATTGGAAGACTTCAAGAAGGTATTAGACTTAAGCCCTGAGCTTCAGGATGCTACCTTGAGTTTAAGACAGACTATTCtagacaaagaagaaaaacaaagaagacaTTACTGA